One stretch of Heterodontus francisci isolate sHetFra1 chromosome 22, sHetFra1.hap1, whole genome shotgun sequence DNA includes these proteins:
- the LOC137381512 gene encoding probable G-protein coupled receptor 139 yields MHGSPKGLLFAIYYPILAAVGVAANLAVIVILSRGRCGLSRCITYYLVSMAVTDLLVIITAVILNRIAGIYFPLSFLSITPVCSLCSVLNYATVSCSVWLTVAFTFDRFMAICCQKVKIKYCTEKTAARVIATVCTLSCLKNVFMYFIYEPNYITNNIPWFCSIKLIFYTSSAWAAYDWIHTILTPCLPFILILLLNALTVRHILSASRARRRLRAHSNKENQSDPEMEKRRKSIVLLFAISGSFILLYLLFFIRVLYVRIAGVKYFSGSNFKESNFILEESGIMLQLLSSCINPFIYAGTQSKFREELKNGVKYPMSLIVKLFK; encoded by the coding sequence ctAACCTGGCAgtcattgtgatcctgtcccgaggaagatgtggtctctccaggtgtatcacttactacctggtgtccatggcagtgacggatctcctggtcattatcactgcagtgatattaaaccggattgctggtatttatttcccaCTCAGTTTCCTGTCCATCACACCTGTATGcagtctctgttctgtcctaaactATGCAACCGTCagctgttctgtctggttaacagtcgctttcacctttgatcgatttatggccatttgttgccagaaggtgaaaataaaatattgcactgagaaaacggcagCACGGGTTATAGCAACGGTCTGTACACTGAGCTGTTTGAAAAATGTCTTCATGTATTTCATATATGAACCTAATTACATCACTAACAACATACCCTGGTTCTGCAGCATCAAATTAATATTTTATACATCATCTGCATGGGCTGCATATGATTGGATTCATaccattttaaccccttgtctcccattcattctgattttactgctcaatgctctgactgtcagacacattttatcgGCCAGTAgagcacgcaggagactccgggctcacagcaataAAGAGAAtcagagtgatccagagatggagaagcggagaaagtccattgttttactcttcgccatctcgggtagtttcatcctgttatatttattattttttataAGAGTTCTCTATGTCCGAATAGCGGGTGTTAAATACTTTTCCGGTTCAAATTTCAAAGAATCAAATTTTATTCTGGAGGAGAGTGGAATAatgcttcagcttttgagttcttgcatcaacccatttatttatgcaggaacccagagtaaattcagggaggagttaaagaatggagtgaaatatccaatgagtctcattgttaaattatttaaatga